From the Juglans microcarpa x Juglans regia isolate MS1-56 chromosome 3D, Jm3101_v1.0, whole genome shotgun sequence genome, the window CCTTTCATACCGATGTCCTATTGCTGGGCTACCTTTAGACCCATCAGCGCCTTGTGGGTTGGGCCCATGTGGTTCGGCCTCGCCCTGGGAACGGCCTCTCTCACAACACCAACTGTATGTATGGTCTAACGTTGGTGGATCTCGATTGAGGAGGACCATTGCATGCAAAACATCATgctgtgtgtgtctatatagatatttataatacatatattaaaggGCTGGAAAAGGGTGAAATTACTACAATTAACCTAAGATAAAATTCAAACTTCCAGTGCATTTTGGTGCGTTGCAAAACGTATGGCGAAACTTCCCTTTATTCAAACTTCCAGTGTAGCCCTTTATTTTccagtttttgtttgtttttccgTCCAAAGTAAGGCGAAACGCcgatttgaaattcaaatggGAAGAGGAGAAAAACAATGATGATGCACAacgcttgaaaaaaaaatccacatcgGTGTACGATGATGAGTTTGGAATCGAATCGAGACAGAAGGGAGGGGCTCTGGTTACCTAGGTTTGTGATTCGCTGTGGGTGCATCTATTTTGTATTTGGTGTGATATTTGATGTGGCAACTCATAATAGGAGGGTTGCTTCTCCAGTAAAAACAGCCAGACCGCTCCAAAGTGgctttcatatataatatatatacatacttacacacacatatatatatatatataaatagttttttcttttttaatgaaaatgtaaattatttccCTTGATGATGATCGTTACTTAACATGCACTGTACGTATTCCTGATGTGGGAgactatggattgattttgtaGTACTTTAGATCATTATAAGATCAAAGAGCAATATGCGGTATAAGAACTTGCGAAACCATCCAAAATTTGTACAAACTCTTTGcgcaaaattaatttaattggagattatatataattaaaacctCGACTTTGAATGTAAAATGTACATCGATCAAAGAAATATGATTTGTCCATCCATGATTTGGATACACATCCAGTTCATTAGattttctaatttatctttgtacGTTCTGATTTCTGATcttgatcatgatatatatatatatatatatatatatatatatatatataatactatctTGTTTATAAAACAAGACACAATAATCTCGTCATGCTTTTACCAGGCCGGCCTAGCTAGCTCCAACATCAACTAGTTGGTGATCCAGTACTACtactcaaataaaataaaagttgtacCCAATAAATCATGTAGTCAAATGCCCAAATTGAATAGAATTAAATTACCCCAGCTGAAAATCCTACCCGACTTGCTTGATTCTCAATTCATGTTTAGTTTCACATATGTTTTAATAATGGATCATTAGCTATCTGCATGCAGCATGATAAGCCATAGATCAGATCATGCATGGGAGTAGTACTACCGTATATGGCTAGCTTTCAAGCAAACCAAGTACGTACTAGAGTAAAACGCCAGGTTTCTAATGCTGTAACCATTAATggaggtagagagagagagatcagagggAAATTCCCGAAGAACTTCCCTTCAGCTAGCCACTTTAGAAGTTTCTCTCTCAAGATGCACACCCACACACATTCAATGTACCaattaagtttattttgtgTGCTTTGTTGATATAGTGATGCGTGCATGGTTACCGTTAAACAAAGATGAGACTCAATTTTTCTATATCgaaaattaattacattaaacccAAAATTTACGCACTATATATCATCTGatcttttgtaatatatatatatatatatatatgacccgGCCTAAGATTAATACTAATTAAAACTATTACTTAACTCTCTAATTTAAACACAATTAAgtactaataattaatttgcaTCGTATTAAGTTATGGTCATTAATTAAGATAGAGAAAACTAATTAACAGATCATGGTGCACGTTCATGTATATATACCCAATCTTAGTagtcaatattaataaattaggatacAATACTGCATGGCAACTTTAAAATGAGTGGTGTTTCGAGAGCCTATTAATTTTACAGTTtcccatttattttattttctttcttatttttctatttttatagtttttaaattttaaccttgttttcacaacacatctaatctaattattacaactttttcaaaatttcatacaaaataaaataaaacaattcaactttttcaaatctcaaaacaataatagtattaaaaaatatatattctaacaatattttattcaattttttaacttttatttcaactcgtctcatttcatctcatctgtaaaaataaacgaggtaGAGTTTTACTTTCGACACCTCGTCCAAGAGAATATTAGAGATAttgaaactatttttttcagcttgcaatattatatattggcaGTACTTAAGACTAGTTATAATTTTGTCAATAATTATACgaagttcaaattaatttttgtttttggtggaTGCATGTGGCATTAATACCAAAGTGCACCAACAGAAAGAAATTAACTCGTGATAccaagaaaagtaaaaagaaagttCAAGAAATGATGAAACTATGCATTCAAAACCATAAACTACAAATAATTGGCAAAGTTTAATACCTGTAAGGCAGTAAAATACTAGTGGccctacgtacgtacgtacctcttcttgtaattaattttttttggtatcagaaaaagaaaatgaaaaaagaatcaCGAGACGGGTTTTGGAAAGAACAGAAAAGAGAGTAAGCAACTGATAAATGGATGACTTTTCAAAAGTAGATCTATCTGTCATAGGAACAATTAATGCATATAACCTGAATTTACATTCATATAATTCATGCTGAGTTTGTAGTgttgaatattaatttcaagTACTTATAAATCACAGGAAACAAAACCCCTAATTCGTACTTAATTTAAAGTAAAGTtgcaatttttaataaaatgggaATTAGATTTTCAGGAAGGTGTTATGTATGTACCTAGCTAGAGCCAAAAATCATGTGTACTCCAGATTAAACAAGCTGAAGGCTTGCAGTCAATAGATGAGACAGGAGACTGATAACAAAGTTATAGGACCAAAGGGTCAAACTTTTGAAACCCAGAAGAAAAATGTACCCAACCGATTTCCCTTCATGTGGTTTAAGAcaaatgagaaaacaaaaaccatattaatgagagagagagagagagagactagagagagagagagaaatgaaacttaCAATTAACATTCCCTTGAAATTGGGAGTTTCTGAATGCTGAAAAGCATAGACATGAGGTGATATAACCCAACACAAGCAGAAACAAAGAAACTACGACTCAAGATAATTAATGGCATGGCATTTTCAGTACACCTTAAATATATGTCTTAATTAATAGAGTAgcaatgattatatatatatatatatatataaactcgaTCATGGTTTATAAATCTTGGAAAGAGCTTGCAACAGGTTTACTTGCAGCCTCAAATGCAGGATATAATCTGCAGTACGAAGAAAGAGTCGATCCGGCTTCAAACATTGCCCTCCCGGAACCAGACTCTGcagcttcttcatcttcatttccACAGCCCAACGTCGAGTAGCAGCCCGCCTCTGCCTCGAGGATCTCCTACATTTCATCTTGGAAATTAATGCTTTAGAACCCATTGCCTTAATTTACAAGTACGTACTGGCCTTCAAAGAAACAATTAGAAGCTCAAGAACCTAAAATATTATCCCCAAaacttctttccttttctaGAGACGATCAGAAATGCGTTCGATCGAAGCTGTGAACAGCAAGCAAGAAGTGATAGAGCTATAAATGAATGGGAAAGACAAAGGTGTGGGAGTTGGGAGTTATAGGACGGGGCCATGTGAGCCGAGCTAattacatattttctttttattttttcactttctctctttctttctttttgggtgCCCATGGCTTTTGGACgatgaagaaatttttgaagaatttcACTACTCGCAACACACGCTCAATTTTGTTGTCGTTTTGTGAGGGTTTGGAGGGGATTGATCGATAAAACCATGCACATGTATGACAGCTCGCTCGGATGCTCACGCCAGCCATTACTACTACTGTTACATTTTACACTTTACAGTATCTGTCCTCGTAATCCCCGAATCCCGACGACAGTTT encodes:
- the LOC121254083 gene encoding transcription factor IBH1-like: MGSKALISKMKCRRSSRQRRAATRRWAVEMKMKKLQSLVPGGQCLKPDRLFLRTADYILHLRLQVNLLQALSKIYKP